The window CTGCTCGCGGAGTGGGCGATGGAACTGCCGGAGGACCTGCGGCGGGCCAGGTCCGAGGCGGAGGCGTCCGGTCGTACCGCCATCGCGGTCGCCTGGGACGGTGAAGCGCGGGCGGTCCTGGAGGTCGCCGACGCGGTGAAGGAGACCAGCCCGGAGGCGATCCGGCGGCTGCGCGCCCTCGGTCTCACCCCGATCCTGCTGACCGGTGACAACCGGGCCGTCGCCCACGCCGTCGCCCGCGAGGTCGGTATCGCACCCGAGGACGTCATCGCCGAGGTGCTGCCGCAGGACAAGGCCGAGGTCGTCAAGCGGCTCCAGGGCGAGGGCCGTTCGGTGGCCATGGTCGGCGACGGCGTCAACGACGCGGCCGCCCTGGCCCAGGCCGACCTCGGCCTGGCGATGGGCACCGGCACGGACGCCGCGATCGAGGCAGGCGACCTCACCCTGGTGCGCGGCGACCTGCGCACCGCCGCCGACGCCATCCGGCTCTCCCGCCGGACGCTCGGCACCATACGGTCGAACCTGTTCTGGGCCTTCGCCTACAACGTCGCCGCGCTGCCGCTCGCCGCGGCCGGTCTGCTCAACCCGATGATCGCCGGCGCGGCCATGGCCTTCTCCTCGGTCTTCGTCGTCGGCAACTCCCTGCGGCTGCGCTCGTTCCGGGCCGCGAACTGATCCCCCCCGACACACCATGGGGGCGCCGCACGAGCGGCGCCCCCATCGTTTTTGACCCTGCCTCAGCCGAAGGCCTTCACGGCCTGGTAATAGGTCCAAGCCGTGCTGTTGCAGGCGGACTTGGACGCACCGCTGTAGCCCGCACACACACGCTTGAGGTCCTCGTAGAAGGCGCTGTCGATGCGTGACTTGTTGGCGCTGAAGGTGCCCAGCGCCTTGTAGTTGCGGTACCCGAAGTCGTGCCGGGCACAGGACGTGGAGAACGGGAAGCCGAAGGGGTTGTCCGGCGAGGAGGAGCAGTAGTCGGTGGACCAGTCGAAGCCGTACGCGGCCCAGGCGGACTGGTGGGAGCGGGCGGTGACCCAGGCGTTGTAGCTGGACGCGCTGGTCTGCGTCCAACTGGCGAGCACCTGGGGCTTGTCGGCGGGAGCGGCCTGTGCGGCCGGGGCGGTGGCGACGACGGTCAGGAGGGAGAGGGCTGAGGCGGCGAGACCGGTGGCGAGTGTGCGGTGCATTCCACACCTCCATGAGGCTGCGACCCGCCCGTCGGGTCACAGGTTCATGACAAGATGATTGACGCCTTCGCCACGCCTTCACACCACATGTGCCCCAATGCGCCCTTAACTCTTGGACATGCCAGTCCGTCGGACATGAACGGCGGTGAGCGCCAGGGCCAACGGCCCCGGAGCCAGGAAGGCGAGCGGCAGCAGCATCCACGCGCACAGGGCGGCCGTGACGACCGCGAGCAGCACCAGGCCGCTTCCGCCCGTGTCCTGTACGGCGTCCCGCGCCGCCCCGCGTACGGCGGCCGGCCAGTCGGTAAGCGACTCGGCGCGCGCACAGGCCCTGAGGCCGACCACCGTGGCGGCCGCGCCGATCGCCCCGGCGACCACCGCGAACAGCGGCGCCCCCGGCAGCCCCGCCCCGGCCAGCGCCAGGTCGGCGGCGCACAGCAGCACACCGGCCAGGGCTATGACACCTGCCGCGAGGTCGCCGATCCGAAGCCGCCGCCGAAGCACCGCCAAGTACCGCCCGGCAGTGGCGGGTTGCCCCTCGCCCGCGCCGCGCAGCACCGCGCACGCACTCGACAGCGCGGCCGGGACCGTCACGACGGGCAGGCTCGCCACGGCCGTGGCGAGGCCGACGCTCAGCACATCGGCGAACAGGGTCATCCGCGGCCCGAAGACCTCGCCCGGCTCACGTGTTCCCATGCCGATCACCCCTTGAGCCCGGAGCTGGCCATGCCCTCCACCAGCAGGCGCTGGAAGGCGAGGAAAAACAGCACGATCGGCAGCAGCGCGATCACGGACATCGCGAACATCGGGCCGAACGCCGAGGTGCTGGACGCGTCCACGAACGACCGCAGCGCGAGCGTGAGCGTGAACTTGTCCGGGTCGAAGAGGTAGATGAGCTGGGTGAAGAAGTCGTTCCAGGTCCAGATGAAGGTGAAGATCGCCGTGGTGATCAGCGCGGGCCGGGTGAGGGGAAGGACGACCTTGAAGAAGCTGCGGAACGGGCCGCAGCCGTCGATACGGGCCGCCTCCTCCAGCTCGCGCGGCAGGCCGCGCATGAACTGCACGATGAGGAAGACGAAGAACGCCTCGGTGGCGAGGAACTTCGGCAGGATCAGCGGCCAGTAGGTGTTCACCAGGCCGAGCTGGTTGAAGATGATGTACTGCGGGATCAGCACCGCGTGGTGCGGCAGCATGATCGTCGCGATCATGAACGCGAACAGCGGTCCGCGGAAGCGGAATCGCAGGCGCGCGAAGGCGTAGGCGGCGAGCGAGCAGCTGATGACGTTGCCGAGCACCGCGCCGCCGGCGATCAGCAGCGAGTTGGACAGCAGCCGCCAGATGGACACGTCGTTGACGCCGTCCAGAGCGGTGGAGTAGTTCGACCACTCCAGACGGCTGGGCAGCAGGTCGAGGCTGGCGATGACCTCGTCGGCGGGCTTGAGCGAG of the Streptomyces sp. T12 genome contains:
- a CDS encoding carbohydrate ABC transporter permease; this translates as MTTTTTPVVRKPVAWGRIALHVGCLAALLVMLYPLAWLLATSLKPADEVIASLDLLPSRLEWSNYSTALDGVNDVSIWRLLSNSLLIAGGAVLGNVISCSLAAYAFARLRFRFRGPLFAFMIATIMLPHHAVLIPQYIIFNQLGLVNTYWPLILPKFLATEAFFVFLIVQFMRGLPRELEEAARIDGCGPFRSFFKVVLPLTRPALITTAIFTFIWTWNDFFTQLIYLFDPDKFTLTLALRSFVDASSTSAFGPMFAMSVIALLPIVLFFLAFQRLLVEGMASSGLKG
- a CDS encoding phospholipase, whose protein sequence is MHRTLATGLAASALSLLTVVATAPAAQAAPADKPQVLASWTQTSASSYNAWVTARSHQSAWAAYGFDWSTDYCSSSPDNPFGFPFSTSCARHDFGYRNYKALGTFSANKSRIDSAFYEDLKRVCAGYSGASKSACNSTAWTYYQAVKAFG